A single region of the Vagococcus teuberi genome encodes:
- a CDS encoding DNA translocase FtsK — protein MAKKKTKRAPTKKQQAQQERTTYFLIGLSFIVFGILGGLRLGFLGMLMTNVFRFFVGNMHLVMALYLIVYGALLMLMGKDPKFKRKSLVVGLLVFFLGLLLFLEIGLFKQISRDTNILGMTWQKISSDIKASSVTQSVGGGMIGALLYTVTYFLVSKAGSYVVVVLAMIVGGLLVSNIGISQVADKVVEFGTNFFHSLKEKKVERDEKKKLNEKNRSKVSENRVRESTEHEKKEQELVVNEDDEVEKEQLTLEIDSYQDHYKKRDQQTVERPKKEPKQKTDDVEKDQPLFFDLPEGEENEDYELPPVELLNDIPLTDQSAEYKLVEKNVKVLEQTFDSFGVDAKVVRASLGPSVTKFEIQPAVGVKVSKIVGLTDDLALALAAKDIRMEAPIPGKSLIGIEVPNQTTSMVSFRDVVESENNHDDLLLEVPLGRSISGEVMTADLTKMPHLLIAGSTGSGKSVCINTIISSILMKAKPHQVKMMMIDPKMVELNVYNGVPHLLTPVVTNPRKAAQALQKVVEEMERRYELFAGFGVRNMNGYNDMVKKHNQTTGENKSSLPYIVVIVDELADLMMVASNEVEDAIIRLAQMARAAGIHMILATQRPSVDVITGIIKANVPSRIAFAVSSGIDSRTIIDSNGAEKLLGRGDMLFVPMGENKPIRVQGAFISDDEVEHIVEFVTNQQGADYQEHMMPSESPTSSASTEELDEYFDEAKALIIEMQTASISLLQRRFRIGYNRAARLIDELEEHGVVGASEGSKPRKVLMTYSDDEVIEE, from the coding sequence ATGGCAAAAAAGAAAACAAAAAGAGCTCCTACTAAAAAGCAGCAAGCACAACAAGAGCGAACAACCTATTTCTTAATCGGTCTGTCATTTATCGTATTTGGTATTTTAGGAGGATTAAGATTAGGATTTTTAGGGATGCTGATGACTAATGTGTTTCGTTTTTTTGTTGGGAACATGCACTTAGTAATGGCTCTTTATTTAATAGTATATGGTGCCCTATTGATGTTGATGGGTAAAGACCCAAAGTTTAAACGAAAAAGTCTAGTAGTGGGATTACTGGTATTTTTCTTAGGGTTACTCTTATTCTTAGAGATTGGTTTGTTCAAACAAATCAGTCGTGACACGAATATTTTAGGGATGACGTGGCAAAAAATATCTTCAGACATAAAAGCAAGTAGTGTGACGCAATCAGTTGGTGGAGGGATGATTGGCGCCTTACTTTACACAGTGACTTATTTTTTAGTTTCAAAAGCAGGTTCATACGTCGTCGTTGTTTTAGCAATGATTGTTGGAGGATTGTTGGTATCAAATATTGGTATTTCTCAAGTTGCTGATAAGGTGGTTGAGTTTGGTACAAACTTTTTTCATTCGCTTAAAGAAAAAAAGGTAGAGCGAGATGAAAAAAAAAAACTGAATGAGAAAAATCGATCAAAAGTTTCTGAAAATCGTGTCCGAGAATCAACAGAGCATGAGAAAAAAGAACAAGAACTCGTTGTCAATGAAGACGACGAAGTGGAGAAAGAACAGTTAACACTTGAGATTGATAGTTATCAAGATCATTATAAAAAACGCGATCAACAAACTGTTGAAAGACCTAAGAAAGAACCAAAACAAAAAACTGATGACGTGGAAAAAGATCAACCCTTGTTTTTTGACTTGCCTGAAGGGGAAGAAAATGAGGATTATGAATTACCACCAGTTGAGTTATTAAATGATATTCCATTAACTGATCAGAGTGCTGAATACAAATTAGTTGAAAAAAACGTCAAAGTGTTAGAACAAACTTTCGATAGTTTTGGCGTGGATGCAAAAGTGGTTCGTGCAAGTCTTGGACCATCTGTGACGAAGTTCGAAATCCAACCGGCTGTGGGGGTTAAAGTAAGTAAAATTGTGGGGTTAACAGATGACTTAGCATTGGCACTTGCTGCTAAAGATATCCGAATGGAAGCACCAATTCCCGGAAAATCATTGATTGGGATTGAAGTGCCAAACCAAACAACTAGTATGGTATCATTTCGTGACGTGGTCGAATCTGAAAACAATCATGATGATTTATTACTTGAAGTGCCACTTGGTCGAAGTATTTCCGGTGAAGTGATGACGGCAGATTTAACGAAGATGCCCCATCTATTGATAGCTGGTTCAACAGGTAGTGGAAAATCGGTGTGTATTAACACGATTATTTCCAGTATTTTAATGAAAGCTAAACCACATCAAGTTAAAATGATGATGATTGATCCAAAGATGGTGGAATTAAATGTCTATAATGGTGTGCCTCATTTGTTGACACCTGTTGTGACAAATCCTAGAAAAGCCGCGCAAGCTTTGCAAAAAGTTGTGGAAGAGATGGAAAGACGTTATGAACTGTTTGCTGGTTTTGGTGTACGAAACATGAATGGCTACAATGATATGGTCAAAAAGCATAATCAAACAACCGGAGAAAATAAATCTAGTTTACCTTATATTGTGGTAATCGTTGACGAGTTAGCTGACTTGATGATGGTCGCAAGTAATGAAGTCGAAGATGCGATTATTCGTCTAGCGCAAATGGCAAGGGCAGCAGGAATTCATATGATACTTGCTACTCAACGACCTAGTGTGGACGTTATTACAGGGATTATTAAAGCGAATGTTCCGTCACGTATTGCATTTGCTGTATCAAGTGGGATTGATTCACGTACGATTATTGATAGCAACGGAGCGGAAAAATTGCTTGGACGTGGAGACATGTTGTTTGTTCCAATGGGAGAAAATAAACCAATTCGTGTGCAAGGTGCATTTATTTCAGATGATGAAGTCGAACATATTGTGGAGTTTGTGACAAATCAACAAGGAGCAGACTATCAAGAACACATGATGCCGTCTGAAAGTCCAACAAGCAGTGCATCAACTGAAGAATTGGACGAATACTTTGATGAAGCAAAAGCACTAATCATTGAAATGCAAACAGCTAGTATCTCGCTACTTCAAAGACGATTTAGAATTGGGTATAACCGAGCAGCACGATTAATTGACGAACTAGAAGAACATGGTGTTGTCGGCGCTTCAGAAGGTAGTAAACCAAGAAAAGTCTTAATGACATATAGTGATGATGAGGTAATAGAAGAATAA
- a CDS encoding glycosyltransferase family 2 protein has protein sequence MKRITICIPMYNEAANLNELYTQLNALSNQYTRNYEFEFLFVNDGSVDQSIEIIKTLSNSDSRVKCVDLSRNFGKEIAMLAGFDHATGDAIIIMDADLQHPPSTIPKMITEWEKGYQDVYGKRVTRHGESFFKKEFSKLYYKILTHFSSVPVIPAVGDFRLLDRKCIDSIKRIRETQRYTKGIYMWIGFKKKEVTFEANERFAGETKWQFKSLVKLAIDGIISDSVVPLKLSLYSGIIIALFSFLYLIYTLITTILYGSTTPGFPTLTILLLFLSGTQLFFIGIIGEYIGKIFIEVKRRPPYLVQEFISKEETHKHIARNEETNIED, from the coding sequence GTGAAGAGAATTACGATATGCATTCCTATGTATAATGAGGCAGCAAATTTAAATGAGTTGTATACTCAATTAAATGCATTATCAAATCAATATACAAGGAATTATGAATTTGAGTTTTTATTCGTTAACGATGGGAGTGTTGATCAGTCCATTGAAATTATAAAGACTCTTTCTAATAGCGATAGTCGAGTTAAATGTGTTGACTTATCAAGAAACTTTGGAAAAGAAATAGCTATGTTAGCAGGGTTTGATCATGCAACTGGTGATGCAATTATCATTATGGACGCAGATTTGCAACATCCGCCAAGCACTATACCTAAAATGATCACTGAATGGGAAAAAGGTTATCAAGATGTGTACGGTAAGAGAGTAACAAGACATGGCGAATCTTTTTTCAAAAAAGAATTTTCAAAGCTTTATTATAAAATACTGACACATTTTTCTTCTGTTCCAGTGATTCCAGCAGTTGGGGATTTTAGGTTATTAGATAGGAAATGTATTGATAGTATCAAAAGAATAAGAGAAACACAACGATATACTAAAGGTATTTATATGTGGATTGGATTTAAAAAGAAAGAAGTAACATTTGAAGCTAATGAACGATTTGCAGGCGAAACAAAATGGCAATTCAAATCGCTAGTTAAATTAGCTATCGATGGTATTATATCGGATTCAGTTGTACCATTAAAGCTTTCTTTATATTCAGGAATTATTATTGCATTGTTTTCGTTCTTATATTTGATATATACGTTAATTACTACGATATTATATGGTAGTACTACACCGGGATTCCCTACACTAACTATATTGCTTTTATTTTTAAGTGGGACTCAATTATTTTTTATTGGAATCATTGGAGAATACATTGGGAAAATATTTATTGAAGTAAAAAGACGTCCACCATATTTAGTTCAAGAATTTATTTCAAAAGAAGAAACACATAAACATATAGCAAGAAATGAGGAAACGAATATTGAAGATTAA
- the sstT gene encoding serine/threonine transporter SstT, translated as MKKIRELSLIQKICIGIVVGAILGMLVPSWTWIKILGDLFIGALKAIAPLLVFFLIIESLSKHQKGIKTHMKTVIILYLSATFIAALIAVFASELFPVKLVLPDVVVDQQAPDDLWKILSDIIIGAVMNPVQAIIEGNYLSLLFWGAVIGACMRSASETTKNVIADISGTISKVIQIIIQFAPLGIVGLVFNSISEIGIKGLAEYGKLILLLVGTMLFVSFIVYPLMVFLLLKQNPYPLTMFCMKESGIPAFFTRSSVVNIPINMELCEKLGLDKESYSISIPLGATANSGGAAITISIMTLATAYTMGMDVPFPLAFLLCLLAAISSTGVSGIAGGSLLLIPLACSLFNISNDIAMQVVGIGFIIGVVQDSVETALNSAADLLFAATAEFYDKKKAGETIDLNERVREAQKLV; from the coding sequence ATGAAAAAGATTAGAGAATTATCATTAATCCAGAAAATCTGTATCGGTATTGTCGTCGGAGCAATTTTAGGGATGTTGGTACCTTCCTGGACTTGGATTAAAATATTAGGTGATCTCTTTATCGGAGCATTGAAAGCAATTGCGCCATTATTGGTATTTTTCCTAATCATCGAATCATTATCTAAGCATCAAAAAGGCATCAAAACGCATATGAAAACCGTCATTATTTTATATTTAAGTGCCACTTTTATTGCGGCTTTAATCGCTGTATTTGCTTCTGAGTTATTCCCAGTTAAACTAGTATTACCTGATGTGGTCGTTGATCAACAAGCGCCTGATGATTTATGGAAGATTTTGTCTGACATTATTATTGGGGCAGTAATGAATCCTGTTCAAGCAATTATTGAAGGAAATTATTTATCATTACTATTCTGGGGAGCGGTCATTGGAGCATGTATGAGAAGTGCTTCTGAAACAACTAAAAATGTGATCGCGGATATTTCTGGAACGATTTCTAAAGTGATTCAAATCATTATTCAATTTGCTCCACTTGGGATTGTTGGGTTGGTATTTAACTCTATTTCAGAAATCGGAATCAAAGGTTTAGCTGAGTACGGTAAGTTAATTTTATTATTAGTTGGAACGATGTTGTTTGTGTCATTCATCGTGTACCCACTGATGGTATTCTTACTATTAAAACAAAATCCGTATCCTTTAACGATGTTCTGTATGAAGGAAAGTGGTATCCCTGCCTTCTTCACGCGTAGTTCAGTGGTAAATATTCCAATCAATATGGAATTGTGTGAGAAATTAGGATTAGATAAAGAGTCATACTCTATCTCTATTCCTCTTGGAGCAACTGCTAACAGTGGGGGTGCTGCCATTACCATTTCAATTATGACACTAGCCACTGCTTATACAATGGGGATGGATGTTCCGTTTCCTCTTGCTTTTCTACTTTGTTTATTAGCAGCCATTTCATCAACTGGTGTATCTGGTATTGCAGGCGGAAGTTTATTACTTATCCCTCTAGCATGTAGTTTGTTTAATATCTCAAATGATATTGCCATGCAAGTTGTTGGGATTGGGTTCATCATTGGTGTGGTGCAAGATTCTGTTGAAACAGCTCTTAACTCTGCAGCCGATCTTTTATTTGCAGCCACAGCTGAATTTTATGATAAGAAAAAAGCTGGCGAAACCATTGATTTAAATGAACGCGTAAGAGAAGCTCAAAAATTAGTTTAA
- a CDS encoding aldose 1-epimerase family protein → MTIYLESDTAKVSINEFGAELSSFILKETGVEYIWQANPNYWGRHAPVLFPIVGRLKKNTYTYKDQPYRMNQHGFARDMMFDVIEQDACSVVFELTSNQETLEKYPFEFRLLIGYKLIDNELATSYEVSTLSDEMYFSIGAHPAFNVPLIEGTTIEDYYLHFYPLKSRIKIPLKGAYINSESKTLAQTNTSIQLNHGLFKEDAQILETKGKNTFSILSEKHPHGVRVSYEKFPFVGFWSPNTVDAPFICIEPWCGIADDVSASGAIEEKIGINKLSKGDIFNRSYTIEII, encoded by the coding sequence ATGACGATATATTTAGAATCAGATACGGCTAAAGTCAGTATAAATGAATTTGGAGCCGAATTATCAAGTTTTATTTTAAAAGAAACAGGTGTTGAGTATATTTGGCAAGCTAATCCAAATTATTGGGGACGTCATGCACCAGTATTGTTTCCGATTGTTGGCAGATTGAAAAAAAATACGTACACATATAAAGATCAACCATATCGTATGAATCAACATGGATTTGCTCGAGATATGATGTTTGATGTCATTGAACAAGATGCGTGTTCTGTTGTTTTTGAATTAACAAGTAATCAAGAAACACTTGAAAAATACCCATTTGAGTTTCGGTTGTTGATTGGTTATAAACTTATAGATAATGAGCTGGCAACAAGTTATGAAGTATCTACACTTTCTGATGAGATGTATTTTTCAATTGGGGCCCATCCAGCATTTAATGTTCCGTTAATTGAAGGAACAACCATTGAAGATTATTATTTGCATTTTTATCCGTTGAAATCAAGAATTAAAATTCCGCTAAAAGGTGCTTATATTAATAGTGAGAGTAAAACGTTAGCACAGACAAACACATCGATCCAGCTAAATCACGGATTGTTTAAAGAAGATGCACAGATTTTAGAAACAAAAGGAAAAAACACTTTTTCAATTTTATCAGAGAAGCATCCTCATGGGGTAAGAGTTAGTTACGAAAAATTTCCATTTGTTGGCTTTTGGAGCCCGAATACAGTTGACGCACCATTTATTTGTATAGAACCTTGGTGTGGTATTGCAGATGATGTTTCAGCTTCAGGTGCCATTGAAGAAAAAATAGGGATAAATAAATTATCAAAAGGTGACATATTTAATCGAAGTTATACAATTGAAATTATATAA
- a CDS encoding GatB/YqeY domain-containing protein, whose product MTLLDRLNNDIKVAMKAKDKETLSVLRMMKSSIQNEEIKKGESLSSDEELTVLSREMKQRKDSLQEFKDAKRDDLVEKVSAEIKIVDRYMPEQFSEDELRSIIESAIDETDASSMKDFGKVMGIVMPKTKGKADGQKVNSLVKESLASL is encoded by the coding sequence ATGACTCTACTCGATAGGTTAAATAATGATATCAAAGTAGCGATGAAAGCAAAAGATAAAGAAACCTTATCCGTTTTAAGAATGATGAAATCTTCTATTCAAAATGAGGAGATTAAAAAAGGTGAGTCTTTATCATCAGATGAAGAATTAACTGTATTATCTAGAGAGATGAAACAACGTAAAGATTCTCTTCAGGAATTTAAAGATGCCAAGCGTGATGATTTGGTTGAAAAAGTTTCTGCCGAAATTAAAATTGTAGATAGATATATGCCTGAACAATTTTCAGAAGATGAATTGCGTTCAATTATTGAGTCTGCAATAGATGAAACGGACGCGTCATCAATGAAGGACTTTGGTAAGGTTATGGGGATTGTCATGCCAAAAACTAAGGGGAAAGCTGATGGACAAAAAGTTAATTCTTTAGTAAAAGAAAGTTTAGCTAGTCTGTAA
- a CDS encoding pyruvate, water dikinase regulatory protein, with the protein MTDQRISIFIISDSAGETASKLAQASMAQYEDAQIKIQIVKRAFIYHEDELIQALEEAKAVNAIVLHTLVSKDLVNIANNYGKEHNLFTIDVLSGLVDELSNRTGLEPSRLPGAMHFLSKNYFERISAMEFAVKYDDGKNPKGFLEADILLLGVSRTSKTPLSLFLANKNLKVANLPLIPEAHIPPQLWEVDPKKIVGLTNNPKVLNRIRRERMKSYGLNPDTAYSDIDKIKRELEFANDLYKKLGCVVINVAQLSIEETASIILSELNIEDTSYFG; encoded by the coding sequence ATGACAGATCAACGTATTAGTATATTTATTATTTCTGATTCTGCCGGTGAAACTGCGTCAAAGTTAGCACAAGCATCAATGGCGCAATATGAGGATGCTCAAATAAAAATCCAAATTGTCAAAAGAGCTTTCATCTATCATGAAGATGAACTAATACAAGCACTCGAAGAAGCAAAAGCAGTGAATGCTATTGTCTTACATACACTTGTTTCAAAAGATTTAGTTAACATAGCCAACAACTACGGAAAAGAGCATAATTTATTTACCATTGATGTATTATCTGGACTAGTTGATGAGTTATCAAATAGAACGGGATTAGAACCAAGTCGTTTGCCTGGTGCAATGCATTTTTTAAGTAAAAATTACTTCGAACGAATTAGTGCGATGGAATTTGCCGTTAAATATGACGATGGTAAAAATCCTAAAGGTTTTTTAGAAGCAGATATTCTTCTTTTAGGGGTGTCACGTACGTCAAAAACACCACTAAGTTTATTTTTAGCAAATAAAAACTTGAAAGTGGCTAATTTGCCACTCATTCCAGAAGCTCACATTCCACCACAACTTTGGGAAGTTGACCCAAAAAAAATTGTTGGTCTAACAAATAATCCAAAAGTCTTAAATCGTATTCGACGTGAACGAATGAAATCATATGGATTAAATCCCGACACGGCCTATTCTGATATTGATAAAATTAAACGTGAGTTAGAATTTGCTAATGATTTATATAAAAAACTCGGATGCGTCGTTATCAATGTGGCACAATTGTCTATTGAAGAAACAGCATCTATTATACTAAGCGAATTAAATATTGAAGACACCAGTTATTTTGGGTAA
- a CDS encoding Fur family transcriptional regulator, with protein MKDNGLKYTKKRSDILSFLINENRYVAALDVFNFMNDKYKGVSYDTIYRNLRDFADLNILEETDLQGEKRYRFHCDVHGEHHHHFICTSCGATREIHMCPMDMFKEQLPGCSIEGHRFEILGKCENCLKN; from the coding sequence ATGAAAGACAATGGACTGAAATATACAAAAAAACGTTCGGATATACTTTCTTTTCTTATTAATGAAAATCGTTATGTAGCAGCTCTTGATGTGTTTAATTTTATGAACGATAAATACAAAGGAGTCAGCTATGATACTATTTACAGAAATTTAAGAGACTTTGCAGATTTGAATATTTTAGAAGAAACAGATTTACAAGGTGAGAAGAGATACCGATTCCATTGTGATGTTCACGGCGAACACCATCATCATTTTATTTGCACCTCGTGTGGAGCGACGCGTGAAATTCATATGTGCCCGATGGATATGTTTAAAGAGCAATTACCAGGATGCTCAATTGAAGGGCATCGGTTTGAAATACTAGGTAAATGCGAGAATTGTTTGAAAAATTAA
- the rpsU gene encoding 30S ribosomal protein S21: MSKTVVRKNESLDDALRRFKRSVSKTGTLQEYRKREYYEKPSVKRKKKSEAARKRKKY; this comes from the coding sequence ATGTCAAAAACTGTTGTTCGTAAAAACGAATCATTAGATGACGCTCTTCGTCGCTTCAAACGTTCCGTTTCAAAAACTGGTACTTTACAAGAGTACCGCAAGCGTGAATATTACGAAAAACCAAGTGTTAAACGTAAGAAAAAGTCTGAAGCTGCAAGAAAACGTAAAAAATACTAG
- the codY gene encoding GTP-sensing pleiotropic transcriptional regulator CodY, with amino-acid sequence MNDLLQKTRMINELLQKENTIQEEKELPYLQMAQVLSDIMECNTYILSKDGELLGYSVVHDFNNERINKMISNHQFPHSYTTLLKDIQQTVENIPIEEELTTFPFELKAELTNAYTTLVPIFGAGARLGTILLGRINKKFNTEDFILCEYSATVVGMQMLYQKSGDIEKQVRETSMVQMALKSLSFSELKAIKAIFEELDGDEGILTTSSVADRIGITRSVIVNALRKLESGGVIETRSLGMKGTFIKITNQQLIDLLDKETVI; translated from the coding sequence ATGAATGATTTATTGCAAAAAACACGTATGATAAATGAATTGCTACAAAAAGAAAATACCATTCAAGAAGAAAAAGAACTACCTTATTTACAAATGGCACAAGTATTATCGGACATTATGGAATGTAATACCTATATTTTGTCAAAAGATGGTGAATTATTAGGATATTCTGTGGTACATGATTTTAATAATGAACGCATAAATAAGATGATTTCAAATCATCAATTTCCACATTCTTATACGACATTGTTAAAAGATATTCAGCAAACGGTGGAAAATATTCCGATTGAAGAAGAGTTAACCACGTTTCCGTTTGAATTAAAAGCGGAGTTGACCAATGCCTATACAACACTTGTTCCAATTTTTGGGGCAGGTGCTAGGCTTGGCACAATTCTTTTAGGGCGTATTAATAAAAAATTTAATACTGAAGATTTTATTCTTTGTGAGTATAGTGCAACAGTAGTTGGAATGCAGATGCTTTATCAAAAATCTGGTGATATCGAAAAACAAGTGCGTGAAACAAGTATGGTTCAAATGGCGCTTAAATCATTGTCATTCAGTGAACTAAAAGCCATTAAAGCTATTTTTGAAGAACTAGATGGTGATGAAGGCATTTTAACGACATCAAGTGTTGCTGATAGAATCGGTATTACACGTTCTGTGATTGTAAATGCACTAAGAAAACTTGAATCTGGTGGGGTTATTGAGACACGTTCTCTTGGAATGAAGGGTACGTTTATCAAAATAACAAATCAACAGTTAATTGACCTACTTGATAAAGAAACGGTCATTTAG